One region of Haloprofundus salilacus genomic DNA includes:
- a CDS encoding cytochrome c oxidase subunit 3 produces MSTQESHEDHGHHGHHLPAVEDWPRGFGEASWWPFVTALGGAGLYVGAALYIVALGNPDLLPTIAGPAVFVGSVGLFLVGIYGWVYHAFVSHFWSRDTSANGSMALKWGMVAFLGSELATFGAVFTYYFFIRAGTWPPQELPHLLGSLVLANTALLIASSFTLHWAHVAIRRENRRQFILGLVVTLVLGAVFIAGQVLEYYEFIVNEGFTFTSGIFASAFFGLTGLHGLHVSLGAVLLGIVLVRALAGQYSADRHVSVSTASMYWHFVDIVWIFLVVVLYAGAEVGGA; encoded by the coding sequence ATGAGTACGCAAGAATCACACGAGGACCACGGGCACCACGGGCACCACCTCCCGGCTGTCGAGGACTGGCCGCGAGGGTTCGGCGAGGCGTCGTGGTGGCCGTTCGTCACTGCACTCGGCGGCGCGGGGTTGTACGTCGGCGCGGCGCTGTACATCGTCGCGTTGGGCAACCCCGACCTCCTGCCGACGATAGCCGGTCCCGCCGTCTTCGTCGGGAGCGTCGGCCTGTTCCTCGTCGGCATCTACGGCTGGGTGTACCACGCGTTCGTGAGCCACTTCTGGTCGCGCGACACGAGCGCGAACGGCTCGATGGCGCTCAAGTGGGGGATGGTCGCGTTCCTCGGCTCCGAACTCGCGACATTCGGCGCGGTGTTCACGTACTACTTCTTCATCCGCGCAGGAACGTGGCCGCCGCAGGAGCTCCCGCACCTGCTCGGGTCGCTCGTGCTGGCGAACACAGCGCTGCTCATCGCGTCGAGTTTCACGCTCCACTGGGCGCACGTCGCCATCCGCCGCGAGAATCGCCGTCAGTTCATCCTCGGTCTCGTCGTAACGCTCGTCCTCGGCGCGGTGTTCATCGCCGGGCAGGTGCTCGAGTACTACGAGTTCATCGTCAACGAGGGGTTCACCTTCACGAGCGGCATCTTCGCGAGCGCGTTCTTCGGCCTCACCGGTCTCCACGGACTGCACGTCAGCCTCGGCGCGGTGCTTCTGGGCATCGTCCTCGTCCGCGCGCTCGCCGGGCAGTACTCCGCCGACCGCCACGTCTCGGTCAGCACCGCCTCGATGTACTGGCACTTCGTCGACATCGTCTGGATCTTCCTCGTCGTCGTGCTGTACGCCGGTGCGGAAGTCGGCGGGGCGTAA